In a single window of the Pseudomonas entomophila genome:
- a CDS encoding threonine/serine dehydratase, translating into MAIDDIALNQLYQSIRLAHAALRPQVPVTPLTRSPGLCAMTGCDVHLKCEHLQLTGSFKFRGASNKLRLLDAEQRTKGVIAASSGNHGQGLALAGQLLGVPVTVYVSHEASRVKIDAMRRLGAEVKVLDVDSLGAEKQARREAEHQGKPFVSPYNDLEVIAGQGTIGMELFDQAPDLDAVFVAVGGGGMVSGIATALQMLSPSTEIIGCWPANAPTLQRSLEVGRIIDMEEQPTLSDGTAGGVEQGAVTFPVLQRLLKKTVLVSEDEIKQAMRDAAACERWIIEGAAAVALAGMKQVARDYQGKKVAVILCGRNMTLETFLEAIA; encoded by the coding sequence GTGGCAATCGACGACATTGCGCTCAATCAGCTGTACCAGTCCATCCGCCTTGCCCATGCCGCCCTGCGCCCTCAGGTGCCGGTGACGCCACTGACACGTAGCCCAGGCCTTTGCGCCATGACGGGATGCGATGTCCATCTCAAGTGCGAACATCTGCAGCTCACCGGCTCCTTCAAGTTTCGCGGCGCCAGCAACAAGCTGCGGCTGCTGGATGCCGAGCAACGTACCAAGGGCGTAATCGCGGCCTCTTCCGGCAATCACGGTCAGGGGCTGGCGCTGGCCGGGCAACTACTCGGCGTGCCGGTCACCGTATATGTCAGCCATGAAGCGTCACGCGTGAAGATCGATGCCATGCGCCGGCTCGGTGCCGAGGTAAAGGTGCTGGACGTCGACTCTTTGGGCGCCGAGAAGCAGGCCCGTCGCGAAGCCGAGCACCAGGGCAAGCCGTTCGTCTCGCCCTACAACGACCTGGAAGTGATCGCCGGGCAGGGCACCATTGGTATGGAGCTGTTCGACCAGGCGCCGGACCTGGACGCAGTGTTCGTCGCCGTGGGTGGCGGCGGCATGGTGTCCGGCATCGCCACCGCCTTGCAAATGTTGTCCCCTTCGACCGAAATCATCGGCTGCTGGCCGGCCAATGCGCCGACCTTGCAACGCTCGCTTGAAGTGGGCCGGATCATCGACATGGAGGAGCAGCCCACGCTGTCCGATGGGACCGCCGGGGGCGTGGAACAGGGCGCCGTCACCTTCCCTGTTCTCCAGCGGCTGCTGAAGAAAACCGTGCTGGTCAGTGAAGACGAAATCAAGCAAGCCATGCGCGACGCCGCCGCTTGCGAGCGCTGGATCATCGAGGGTGCCGCCGCAGTGGCCCTGGCAGGCATGAAGCAGGTCGCGAGGGACTACCAGGGCAAGAAAGTGGCGGTGATCCTGTGTGGGCGCAACATGACGCTGGAGACCTTCCTCGAGGCCATCGCATGA
- a CDS encoding winged helix-turn-helix domain-containing protein — MTTEVSKTRSSFYRRLYVAWLIDSQTATSVPALMEATGMPRRTAQDTITALADLDIVCEFEQQAGARNHAGHYRIHDWGAIDKQWIIQHLRQIREVLGYP, encoded by the coding sequence ATGACCACGGAAGTAAGCAAGACCCGCAGCAGTTTCTACCGCCGCCTGTACGTGGCCTGGCTGATCGACAGCCAGACCGCCACCAGCGTACCGGCCCTGATGGAGGCTACCGGCATGCCGCGGCGCACCGCCCAGGACACCATCACCGCCCTGGCCGACCTGGATATCGTCTGCGAGTTTGAGCAGCAGGCCGGGGCGCGTAACCACGCCGGGCATTACCGTATCCATGACTGGGGTGCCATCGACAAACAGTGGATCATCCAGCACCTGCGCCAGATCCGCGAAGTGCTGGGCTACCCCTGA
- a CDS encoding M48 metallopeptidase family protein, giving the protein MTALRYLQAYPPHLQEQVRQMIASQRLGDYLQQRYPERHAVQNDKALYTYAQDLKQHYLRSAPPLDKVLFDNRLDLTHRALGLNTAVSRVQGGKLKAKKEIRVASLFKEAAPQFLRMIVVHELAHLKEREHNKAFYQLCQHMEPDYHQLEFDLRVYLTYRELPGNT; this is encoded by the coding sequence ATGACCGCACTGCGCTATCTGCAAGCCTACCCACCTCACCTCCAGGAACAGGTGCGCCAGATGATCGCCAGCCAACGCCTGGGCGACTATTTGCAGCAGCGCTATCCTGAGCGTCACGCGGTGCAGAACGACAAGGCGTTGTACACCTACGCCCAGGACCTCAAGCAACACTACCTGCGCAGTGCGCCACCACTGGACAAGGTGCTGTTCGACAACCGCCTGGACCTCACCCACCGCGCGTTGGGGCTGAACACCGCGGTGTCGCGGGTGCAGGGCGGCAAGCTCAAGGCTAAGAAGGAAATCCGTGTTGCCTCGCTGTTCAAGGAGGCGGCTCCGCAGTTCCTGCGCATGATCGTGGTGCATGAGCTGGCGCACCTGAAGGAGCGCGAACACAACAAGGCGTTCTACCAGCTCTGCCAGCACATGGAACCGGACTACCACCAACTGGAATTCGACCTGCGCGTCTACCTGACCTATCGGGAGCTGCCGGGCAACACCTGA
- a CDS encoding helix-turn-helix transcriptional regulator, with translation MSAKAINARFSNYAAMADGVATLLFPHAEVVVHDLRSQTVVHIANNISKRQLGDDSALEDLPGELSAATPLGPYEKLNWNGQKVRSISSVMVDDNGVPEALLCINFNISVLEQAKQALDLFFQASRLLPQPDVLFRDDWQERINTFLHSWLREHGLSLEGLTREHKRELVEALHGEGAFRGGSAYDYVANVLGMGRATIYKYVKIAREA, from the coding sequence ATGTCTGCCAAGGCCATCAACGCACGTTTCAGCAACTACGCCGCCATGGCCGATGGTGTCGCCACCCTGCTGTTCCCCCACGCCGAAGTCGTGGTCCACGATCTGCGCAGCCAGACCGTGGTGCATATCGCCAACAACATCTCCAAGCGGCAGTTGGGCGACGACTCGGCGCTCGAAGACCTGCCGGGCGAGCTGAGCGCCGCTACGCCGCTAGGTCCCTACGAGAAACTCAACTGGAACGGTCAGAAAGTTCGCTCGATCAGCAGCGTCATGGTCGATGACAACGGAGTGCCCGAGGCGCTGCTATGCATCAATTTCAACATTTCTGTGCTCGAGCAGGCCAAGCAGGCGCTGGACCTGTTCTTCCAGGCCAGCCGCTTGCTGCCCCAACCCGACGTGCTGTTCCGTGACGATTGGCAGGAGCGCATCAACACCTTCCTGCATAGCTGGCTCAGGGAGCATGGCCTGAGCCTCGAAGGCCTTACCCGTGAGCACAAGCGCGAGTTGGTGGAGGCGTTGCACGGCGAAGGGGCTTTCCGCGGCGGCAGTGCTTACGACTACGTGGCCAATGTCCTGGGCATGGGCCGGGCGACGATCTACAAGTACGTGAAGATTGCCCGGGAGGCCTGA
- a CDS encoding putative bifunctional diguanylate cyclase/phosphodiesterase, with protein sequence MDVAHTQPPDNRSVLLVVDDYPENLISMRALLSRQDWQVLTASSGMEALSALLENEVDLVLLDVQMPEMDGFEVARLMRGSQRTRLTPIIFLTANEQSEAAVLKGYANGAVDYLFKPFDPQILKPKVQALLEQQRNRRMLQSLTRELESARAFNASILENAAEGILVVDESGTINFANPAISRLLETPGEKLQGAHVLDLLQLPCANLWHESDFYQAYLKRQIFRVHDAQLRTVSGQLIPVALSCAPLPAEQRAMVVTVLDMSVVRSLHQQLEYQAVTDPLSGLLNRRGFYQAAEGALMRNERSDKTRALMYMDLDGFKRINDLLGHEAGDKVLRWVAEQLKECLGSEALLARMGGDEFTALFDGLPYPEQAGRYAEKLLERMSSFQQLDGLEVSLGVSIGIATYPDCGANVEGLLRAADAAMYAAKQAGRQQYRFYDEELNGRARSRLMLEDSVREAIEQNDFTLVYQPQVAFADGRLRGFEALLRWQHPSVGDVPPGLFIPLLEEARLINSLASWIYRKGAAQRREWGERFGSQLVLGVSLSRAQFAMPGLADELARVLDEHGLQPAQLEVEVAETSLMYNIDAAVKQVHRLRELGIRVALDDFGAGDCSLRMLRDLPIDTLKIDRHLVARLPDSAADIAMARSVIGLCADYGITVIAEGVETKAQADWLKGSGCTYVQGFLVARPMTASDASGFPPIFPWAP encoded by the coding sequence ATGGATGTCGCTCACACTCAACCACCGGACAATCGCTCGGTTCTGCTCGTCGTAGACGATTATCCGGAGAATCTCATCAGCATGCGGGCCTTGCTGTCCCGCCAGGACTGGCAGGTACTGACCGCCAGCTCAGGGATGGAAGCCCTGAGTGCCTTGCTGGAAAACGAAGTCGACCTCGTGCTGCTCGATGTGCAGATGCCCGAGATGGACGGTTTCGAAGTCGCCCGGCTGATGCGTGGCAGCCAACGCACCCGGTTGACACCGATCATTTTCCTCACCGCCAATGAACAGTCCGAGGCCGCAGTGCTCAAGGGCTATGCCAATGGCGCGGTGGACTACCTGTTCAAACCGTTCGACCCGCAGATCCTTAAGCCGAAAGTCCAGGCGTTGCTCGAGCAACAGCGCAACCGGCGCATGCTGCAAAGCCTGACCCGTGAGCTGGAGTCGGCCCGTGCCTTCAATGCCTCGATCCTGGAGAACGCCGCCGAAGGCATCCTGGTGGTGGACGAGTCGGGCACCATCAATTTCGCCAACCCGGCCATTTCGCGCCTGCTCGAAACACCGGGGGAGAAGCTGCAGGGCGCACATGTGCTGGATCTGCTGCAATTGCCATGCGCCAACCTGTGGCATGAGTCGGACTTCTACCAGGCGTACCTCAAGCGCCAGATCTTCCGGGTCCACGATGCCCAGTTGCGCACGGTCAGCGGCCAGCTGATACCCGTGGCGCTGTCCTGCGCGCCGCTGCCCGCCGAGCAGCGGGCCATGGTGGTGACCGTGCTGGACATGTCGGTGGTGCGCAGCCTGCACCAGCAGCTGGAGTACCAGGCGGTCACCGACCCGTTGAGCGGTCTGCTCAACCGTCGCGGTTTCTACCAGGCCGCCGAGGGCGCGCTGATGCGCAACGAACGCTCCGACAAAACCCGCGCCCTGATGTACATGGACCTTGACGGTTTCAAGCGGATCAACGACCTGCTCGGGCATGAAGCCGGGGACAAGGTATTGCGCTGGGTCGCCGAGCAGCTCAAGGAGTGCCTGGGCAGCGAGGCGTTGCTCGCGCGCATGGGCGGGGACGAGTTCACCGCGCTGTTCGATGGCTTGCCCTACCCGGAGCAAGCCGGGCGTTACGCCGAGAAACTGCTCGAGCGGATGTCCAGCTTCCAGCAACTGGATGGTTTGGAGGTCAGTCTCGGTGTGAGCATCGGTATCGCCACCTACCCGGACTGCGGTGCCAATGTCGAAGGTCTGCTGCGCGCGGCCGACGCGGCCATGTATGCGGCCAAGCAGGCCGGGCGCCAGCAGTATCGTTTCTATGACGAAGAGCTCAACGGCCGCGCCCGTTCGCGATTGATGCTTGAAGACAGTGTGCGCGAGGCCATCGAGCAGAACGATTTCACCCTGGTCTACCAGCCCCAGGTGGCCTTTGCCGATGGCCGTCTGCGTGGCTTCGAGGCCCTGCTGCGCTGGCAGCACCCGAGTGTCGGCGATGTGCCGCCTGGGTTGTTCATCCCGCTGCTGGAAGAGGCGCGGTTGATCAACAGCCTGGCCAGCTGGATCTACCGCAAGGGCGCCGCGCAGCGCCGGGAGTGGGGCGAGCGCTTCGGTTCGCAGCTGGTCCTGGGGGTCAGCCTCAGCCGGGCACAGTTCGCCATGCCTGGCCTGGCTGACGAGCTGGCGCGGGTACTCGACGAGCATGGTCTGCAGCCGGCCCAGCTGGAAGTGGAGGTGGCCGAAACTTCGCTGATGTACAACATCGACGCCGCCGTGAAGCAGGTGCATCGTCTGCGCGAGTTGGGCATTCGTGTAGCGCTGGATGATTTTGGTGCTGGCGACTGCTCGTTGCGCATGTTGCGCGACCTGCCCATCGACACGTTGAAAATCGATCGTCACCTGGTGGCGCGGCTGCCGGACTCGGCGGCGGACATCGCCATGGCCCGCAGTGTCATCGGCCTTTGCGCCGACTATGGCATCACGGTGATTGCCGAGGGTGTGGAAACCAAGGCCCAGGCCGACTGGCTCAAGGGCAGCGGTTGCACCTATGTGCAGGGCTTCCTGGTCGCCCGCCCGATGACCGCCAGCGATGCCAGTGGCTTTCCGCCGATTTTCCCCTGGGCCCCGTGA